DNA from Pseudomonadota bacterium:
GTTTCCGAAAAGTTCTAAAACATCAGTTATATCCTGCCATTGCCGGGAAATCTTACCCATGATGTTGCTGTGGTCTGAATAAGGATCATGCGAAACAACGGCTTTTGGTTTCGGCTATAAGCTTTCCAAACCGGTTTAGAAAATCATCACGATCGGAATCAATCCTGAATATTTTGGCCCGCTCGATTCCCCGTACAATGATATGATGAAGGGCTCCCGGTGCATCTACTCTTGCTTTTCTTGGCATGCCATCTATTTAATACAAATAATTAAGGTTGTCAACTATAAATGTAAAGGGCGTCCCCAAACTGACACACAAACTGACCTCTTTACAGTTAGATTATAGCTATCTGCTGGATTTGTTTATGCAGGCTAATGAGATTGGTTTTATTCCAACCGATATGATTGTAAAACTTTATAGCGGAAATATTGTCTTTATCGGCAAGAAGCGAAAGCCTGACCGCATTACGTTTTTTTGCCCATTGTGTGATGTCTTCAAGCAATCTTTCTCCAACTCTCCTGCCCTGACAGTCCTGACTTACAACCATGTCTTCGACAACAACGGATATACCACCTTCCGCTGTAGATATCAGGGTTTGAGCTGTCACCATCCCAACGACTTCTCCATCTATATCAGCTACTTTGACGCAACGGTGTTTACCGCAACCATCAAGCATCATCTCAAGACCGCGGCTCTGGCGTTTAATATCAAATTTAAAATCTTTTTCGATTGAAAACAAAAGTTCTAAAAGCTCCAAAAGCTTATTGATATCTTCCTGCTTTGCATCACGAATAATAAGGGATGATAACAATTAATCCTCCATATAACGAGACACTTTGCATAACGCCACCTTTGGATCGATTACTGCGTAATGCTTTTTTCTTCTTTCAATTAATAAGGAGAAAGGGGGCTTTAATTCGAGTGCTCATAGATTTACTGTTTATTTTCTAAAGTTTTTATCATGAATCTTAACATTATTTCAAGCTCAGAAATATTACCATGAAGTACTGATAACTGCTCCTTGTTAATATAACCAAGATCCCCAGACAGTATTATTT
Protein-coding regions in this window:
- a CDS encoding GNAT family N-acetyltransferase, producing the protein MLSSLIIRDAKQEDINKLLELLELLFSIEKDFKFDIKRQSRGLEMMLDGCGKHRCVKVADIDGEVVGMVTAQTLISTAEGGISVVVEDMVVSQDCQGRRVGERLLEDITQWAKKRNAVRLSLLADKDNISAIKFYNHIGWNKTNLISLHKQIQQIAII